The DNA region AAaaaccttccttttcttttctttttttagtgctAGATACTTCTGCTTCCTTACTTGCAGAATGTCCATTGAATTAGGGACATTTTTTTTATAACTCAAAAGACCATAGGGTTGAGATATATATCAGGGGCTAGTATAACTCTTTCAGTGTTATTCCATTCTCAGGTTTAGGTATTCTGATAATCTATTCCTTAAGTAAAGGAGACCTTTCAGAAAAATTGTCTACTTTCTTACATAACTACTTAGGAGTCAAGGTAATATATTGCATAAATGCTGCATGGATTTAAACATACTTTTCAAGTCACATTCTGTTCGACACACCATAATGACTCCTTTGGAGCATGGCTGTAATTCTACTATGTATGAACTattaaataaatgtgaattttttaaacTTATAGTCTTATAATGACTTATTCAGTGCTGTATCCCATCAGTTTGTTTTATGAAGTCATTAAGCAAATGTATTtatagggaaaaggagaagatgcTTCTTCATATAAAAAAATTAGCTTTGAACCATTAACAAGTCAatctttttattgttgctgttactgtaattcaattacaaaatgtACCTAAGCAGATTAATTAATGGTGAAACTGAATTCCTTTGGAAGTATTCCATTTTAGGGATGAAAAGAAGTAATTTATATTCCTGTGAACTAGGATGATTAAATTTGGGATGTTTATGAGAATGGAGGACATTTGTGGAGTTTTAGATGCTAAAGTCCTTACATAAACTATTTCACCCAGAAATAATTTTGACAAATGCCAATTTACATATTACTTTATTTAATAGCTTTATGTGGCAAAATGTTGCCAGTTTTCTAGTACTAAGAATAGGTATGATTTTAGTCAACACCTTAGAGAAAGAGATCACTTTAGGCTAAGAAATCTTGATGAAACAGAGATGAATACActtttttgttttgctaaatTAAACCATGTTATTTTACAGTGATTCTTGAAGATGTACAtctttttatttccctctctcttcatctcacTCCCCACACACatgctcctttttctctctcacccccacaCACAACTATCTTAAATATAATAGGTGGTAGGTTTTAAAAGCATTGTCATTATGAACCAGTTTTTCATCTCAGCTGCATTTCATAGAACCATGGATTGTCAGAGTTGGAAAGCACCTTCAAAATCTAAGAAAACCGAGGACCCTATCCTTGTCCTAAGGTCGTGCAGCTACCAATGGTCTCTGCATCATTGTAAAAACTGTATTAAGTCCCTGCCAGCATATGTATTTTGTGTAGAAATGAAAACTCAGGAAgaattttctctctgttttctttgtaataaagggagtagggtggggaggaaagggagaaactcttcttcatgtgtaaaaacaCAGCAAGAGAAAATATAGATGAACCCATCATGACCTTTGCagcttttattaaaaatataaatattcaacATTCTTTTACACAACCAAATTGACTGAGGGCTGGAAAGATGTTTTATTATGACaatgtttacaagaaaaaaaatgattcagaaGAACTTACATGGTTTCCCCTCCCAACCACCCTGAGTCCAGGGAGAAAAGCTTTCTCCTTGACTTTAGAACACAACAAGCTTAAGTAGGTGACTTTCCTGTGCTCCTTCAAAACGTTTCTTCAAAGGTCTACACCTGTGCTAACCACACCACTAAAATAacttggagaaggaaaataaaattacaaaggacaattttctttttactGCACTTAAATACACTTCGTGCATGCTAATTAAGGGATATAGGCTCTCTCAGTGTACATCCTCTATGTGTCAagctatataaaaataaacaaatgatatCAGAGCAGCACTATGGTACAgaatactgtatttttttttctttttgtgctaAATGCAAAATCTCTTTGGCAAAACGGGATGTCTCACTTTCCAATAATCTCCATCAATTTCCTGTTGCTGTGAGCTTGCTGAGCTAACTGTTCGGCCCGGGCCATTTCTAAGACTTCTCGGAGGAGGTGGAAAGTCAGATCCAGGGAGATGGGAGGTTCTTCCGACCGCTTCTCTCTCTCCATCGCCTCCCGCTGCTCGCTGTAGGTACTCTCAGCTCCTCCCTCCCCTAGACCTGCCTGGCTGTCCAGGGAACGCTGCGGGAGTTGCAAGTGCTGGAGCCGCTGGACGGCCCCCCGGAAAAAGTTGGAGACCGAGACCTCAGGGGAGAAGTGGCTACCAGGGCTGCCgccaggggaggaggaggacgaggacgaggacagggaggagaaggaagcagCGGGGCTCTTGTTGAGGTTGCCCAGGCGCAGGAAGTATTCTTCTCCCATGCGGAGCAAGAGAGGCAGGGGCTGCTGTTGATTCGGCGGGGGCGGAGGCGGCTGGAAGAAGTCCAGGGGCTGAGCTGCGGACCCCATGGACGACGCGGAACCCTTGCTGATGAGAGCTCTGCATTCCTGGCAGGGCAAGAGCGTAACCAGCAGGATCCCGGTAGACACAAGAAGCTGGAGC from Trichosurus vulpecula isolate mTriVul1 chromosome 1, mTriVul1.pri, whole genome shotgun sequence includes:
- the CRH gene encoding corticoliberin, which codes for MKLQLLVSTGILLVTLLPCQECRALISKGSASSMGSAAQPLDFFQPPPPPPNQQQPLPLLLRMGEEYFLRLGNLNKSPAASFSSLSSSSSSSSPGGSPGSHFSPEVSVSNFFRGAVQRLQHLQLPQRSLDSQAGLGEGGAESTYSEQREAMEREKRSEEPPISLDLTFHLLREVLEMARAEQLAQQAHSNRKLMEIIGK